One Saccharomyces kudriavzevii IFO 1802 strain IFO1802 genome assembly, chromosome: 7 DNA segment encodes these proteins:
- the BNS1 gene encoding Bns1p (similar to Saccharomyces cerevisiae BNS1 (YGR230W) and SPO12 (YHR152W); ancestral locus Anc_5.99), producing the protein MTYRGSVSQDEMRRLARETQSTSISCTKEDKTAGSAEQSLKENRKHTHDVDACVRHSLHRRIFKMPYHRKRVAEEQRKNLNTQLRQKFVSPSDSLLSPCSRKLNDHKSKLFAAKSQPKRLDFAHSKQNILNSPNTDTEIDNDEDGHSEAVY; encoded by the coding sequence ATGACATATCGCGGCTCGGTGTCTCAAGATGAGATGAGAAGGTTGGCACGGGAAACCCAAAGTACATCGATATCTTGCACAAAGGAAGATAAGACAGCAGGCTCTGCTGAACAATCCTTGAAGGAGAACCGCAAGCACACACATGATGTAGATGCGTGTGTGAGGCATTCACTCCACAGGCgcattttcaaaatgccATATCATAGAAAGAGAGTAGCAGAAGAACAGAGGAAAAACTTGAACACACAACTTAGACAAAAGTTTGTTTCGCCATCGGATAGTTTACTTTCGCCCTGCTCTAGAAAACTAAACGATCACAAATCAAAACTTTTTGCCGCCAAATCACAACCCAAGCGACTGGATTTTGCTCACAGTAAGCAAAATATACTAAACAGTCCGAATACGGACACCGAGATTGATAACGATGAAGACGGCCATAGTGAGGCGGTCTACTAG
- the PHB2 gene encoding prohibitin subunit PHB2 (similar to Saccharomyces cerevisiae PHB2 (YGR231C); ancestral locus Anc_5.98) produces the protein MNRSPGEFQRYAKAFQKQLSKVQQPGGKGRVPSPKGAFAGLGGLLLLGGGALFVNNALFNVDGGHRAIVYSRIHGVSSKIFNEGTHFIFPWLDTPIIYDVRAKPRNVASLTGTKDLQMVNITCRVLSRPDVAQLPIIYRTLGQDYDERVLPSIVNEVLKSVVAQFNASQLITQREKVSRLIRENLVRRATRFNILLDDVSITYMTFSPEFTNAVEAKQIAQQDAQRAAFVVDKARQEKQGMVVKAQGEAKSAELIGEAIKKSRDYVELKRLDTARDIAKILANSPNRVILDNEALLLNTVVDARIDGRGK, from the coding sequence ATGAATAGATCGCCGGGTGAGTTTCAGAGGTACGCAAAGGcgtttcaaaaacaattgTCCAAGGTACAGCAGCCTGGAGGCAAAGGCCGAGTGCCTTCACCAAAGGGGGCATTTGCGGGTCTTGGAGGTTTGCTTCTGCTTGGAGGTGGTGCCCTCTTCGTCAATAATGCATTGTTCAATGTAGATGGTGGTCATAGGGCCATTGTTTATTCCAGGATACACGGTGTCTCTAGTAAGATATTCAACGAAGGTACGCACTTTATATTCCCTTGGCTTGACACCCCGATCATTTATGACGTGAGAGCAAAGCCTCGTAATGTTGCCTCTTTGACGGGTACGAAAGATTTACAAATGGTGAATATTACCTGTAGAGTGCTTTCTAGGCCGGATGTGGCACAATTGCCCATCATATATAGAACTTTGGGTCAGGATTACGATGAAAGAGTCTTACCTTCTATCGTCAATGAAGTGCTAAAGTCAGTGGTGGCCCAATTCAATGCGTCTCAATTAATCACTCAAAGAGAGAAAGTCTCCAGGTTGATTCGTGAAAACTTGGTTCGCCGTGCAACCAGATTCAATATTTTACTGGATGATGTCTCTATTACGTACATGACATTTTCTCCAGAATTCACCAATGCCGTAGAGGCCAAGCAAATTGCGCAGCAAGATGCCCAAAGAGCAGCATTCGTGGTTGATAAAGCCAGACAAGAAAAGCAAGGTATGGTAGTAAAGGCACAAGGTGAAGCCAAGTCTGCAGAATTGATTGGTGAAgccatcaaaaaatcaagagaCTACGTAGAGTTGAAAAGATTGGACACAGCCAGGGACATCGCGAAGATCTTAGCTAACTCTCCTAACAGGGTCATCTTGGACAATGAAGCATTGTTGTTGAACACTGTGGTGGACGCAAGAATCGACGGAAGGGGCAAATAA
- the DIE2 gene encoding dolichyl-P-Glc:Glc(2)Man(9)GlcNAc(2)-PP-dolichol alpha-1,2- glucosyltransferase (similar to Saccharomyces cerevisiae DIE2 (YGR227W); ancestral locus Anc_5.101), with product MDAMENMENDNDDVLEEEPAIQLIAPGIARNLTQEVITGIFCNVVVYPLLLIFFILTFRYLTTRIIPYEFIDEKFHIGQTLTYLKGDWTQWDPKITTPPGIYILGLVNYYCIKPIFRSWSTLTILRLVNLLGGVIVFPIVVLRPIFLFNALGFWPISLMSFPLMTTYYYLFYTDVWSTILILQSLNCVLTLPLGPVKSIWLSAFFAGVSCLFRQTNIIWTGFIMVLAVERPAILQKQFNTHAFNNYLKLFIHAVDDFSHLVLPYMINFVLFIIYLVWNGSITLGDKSSHSAGLHLVQVFYCFTFITVFSLPIWISRNFMKLYKIRIKRKPIQTFFEFISIMLIIRYFTKVHPFLLADNRHYTFYLFRRLIGNKSRLVKYLLMTPIYHFSTFAYLEVMRPNQLTFHPIAPLPIKESILLPIQLTHISWTALILCTMVTIVPSPLFEPRYFILPYFFWRIFITCSCEPLIDDLKPAKEGEVPITVSSTKRLFMELLWFMLFNVATLVVFSKVSFPWSTEPYLQRIIW from the coding sequence ATGGATGCGATGGAGAATATGGAAAACGACAACGATGATgtattggaagaagaaccaGCGATTCAATTAATTGCTCCAGGAATAGCGAGGAACCTAACACAAGAAGTCATTACCGGCATTTTCTGTAATGTGGTTGTATATCCGCtacttttgatatttttcattctgaCTTTTCGTTACCTAACTACAAGGATTATACCTTATGAATTTatagatgaaaaattccacATTGGACAAACTTTGACCTATTTAAAAGGAGACTGGACTCAATGGGACCCCAAGATAACCACACCTCCCGgcatttatatattggGTTTAGTAAACTACTACTGTATAAAGCCAATTTTCCGGTCATGGAGCACGTTGACTATATTACGACTGGTAAACTTACTCGGTGGGGTGATAGTTTTCCCTATCGTAGTACTCAGAccaatatttcttttcaatgcGTTAGGTTTCTGGCCCATTTCATTAATGAGTTTCCCATTAATGACAACATATTATTACTTATTTTACACTGATGTCTGGTCTACAATCTTGATATTACAATCTCTCAACTGTGTGTTAACGTTACCGCTTGGTCCTGTGAAGAGTATATGGTTGAGCGCCTTTTTTGCTGGTGTGAGCTGCCTCTTCAGGCAGACGAATATCATATGGACAGGATTTATAATGGTCCTTGCTGTCGAACGCCCGGCtattttacaaaaacaaTTCAATACGCATGCATTTAATAACTATTTGAagctttttattcatgCAGTTGACGATTTTTCACACCTTGTGCTACCTTACATGATAAATTTTGTTCTGTTTATCATTTATTTGGTTTGGAACGGATCCATAACATTGGGTGATAAGTCTAGTCATTCAGCTGGTTTGCACCTGGTTCAAgtattttattgttttaCATTCATTACTGTTTTCAGTTTACCCATCTGGATTTCCCGTAATTTTATGAAACTGTacaaaataagaataaaaaggaaGCCAATACAAACCTTTTTTGAGTTTATTAGCATTATGCTAATTATTAGATACTTTACTAAAGTTCATCCATTCTTATTAGCAGACAATAGGCACTACACATTCTACCTTTTCAGAAGGCTGATTGGCAATAAAAGTAGACTAGTAAAGTACCTTTTAATGACGCCTATCTATCATTTCTCCACGTTTGCATACCTTGAAGTAATGAGACCTAATCAGCTCACTTTTCATCCCATCGCCCCACTTCCCATTAAAGAATCTATACTTTTACCCATACAACTGACGCATATTTCATGGACTGCTTTAATATTATGTACCATGGTTACCATCGTTCCATCCCCCTTATTTGAACCCCGTTATTTTATATTACcttatttcttctggaGAATATTTATTACCTGCAGTTGCGAACCTTTAATAGATGACCTAAAGCCTGCCAAAGAAGGCGAAGTCCCAATAACTGTAAGTAGTACAAAGAGACTTTTTATGGAGCTATTATGGTTTATGCTCTTCAATGTTGCAACTTTAGTTGTCTTTTCGAAAGTTTCATTTCCTTGGTCTACTGAGCCTTATTTACAAAGAATAATATGGTGA
- the AMA1 gene encoding Ama1p (similar to Saccharomyces cerevisiae AMA1 (YGR225W); ancestral locus Anc_5.104), giving the protein MATPHLNHRHNSRNSNKKVNSSGNAVEVDRFIPKSVSRNAYKSIPMLNGFDISYSELCEKSPSPERLSSPEFFNELRNTGNYESISITNEFSISSISSSSDSQIARGESARASRKDDSKLTKEQKNHRKNIAHSLGFQLPDRVFKFESTSVETQEKNLIMKNSLVSGSSVGIRTTFDFGTLSPDVARYYIANSNARSASPQKGLQRPVKRVKSHIPYRVLDAPCLRNDFYSNLISWSTTTNNVLVGLGCSVYIWSEKDGAISILDHQYLSEKRDLVTCVSFCPYNTYFIVGTKFGRILLYDQKEFFHSTKKDEKEPVFVFQTESFKGICCLEWFKPGDVCKFFIGEENGNVSLFEIKNLHFPLKKWNKRQKFEEENLIGLKLHSTYQAQAQQVCGISLNEHSGLLAVGGNDNSCSLWDISNLDKPVKKFVLPHKAAVKAIAFCPWSKSLLATGGGSKDRCIKFWHTSTGTLLDEIYTSGQVTSLIWSLRHKQIVATFGFGDTRNPVLITLYSYPRLSKLLEVKSPSPLRVLSAVISPSSTAICVATNDETIRFYELWNDKEEIINEIQESGIYGSNIIEYMEGIETTHNKRIR; this is encoded by the exons atggctaCTCCCCACCTGAATCACAGACATAACTCTAGAAACTCAAACAAGAAGGTCAACTCCAGTGGTAATGCAGTAGAAGTCGATCGTTTCATTCCAAAATCAGTTTCAAGAAATGCTTATAAGTCTATTCCCATGTTGAACGGGTTTGATATAAGCTACTCGGAACTTTGTGAGAAATCCCCTTCGCCTGAGCGGCTATCCTCTCCTGAATTCTTCAACGAACTAAGAAACACGGGAAACTACGAATCAATAAGCATCACAAACGAATTCTCCATATCAAGCATATCCAGCTCTTCAGATAGTCAAATTGCTAGAGGTGAAAGTGCAAGAGCTTCAAGGAAGGatgattcaaaattaactaaagaacaaaagaacCATAGGAAAAACATTGCTCATTCTCTTGGTTTCCAATTACCTGACCGTGTCTTTAAATTCGAGTCTACAAGTGTTGAGACTCAGGAGAAGAATCTAATCATGAAAAATAGCTTAGTATCAGGAAGCAGCGTTGGAATACGGACAACTTTTGACTTTGGTACGCTGTCGCCCGATGTGGCCCGTTACTATATTGCTAATTCAAATGCAAGATCTGCATCTCCACAAAAAGGGCTCCAAAGACCGGTTAAAAGAGTCAAGTCACATATTCCATACCGTGTATTGGATGCACCTTGCCTGAGAAATGActtttattcaaatttaatttcttggtCAACAACCACGAACAACGTTCTAGTGGGGCTGGGTTGTTCCGTGTATATTTGGTCAGAGAAAGATGGAGCGATATCCATATTAGATCATCAGTATTTAAGTGAGAAGAGAGATCTGGTAACCTGCGTTTCATTTTGCCCTTATAATACTTATTTTATAGTTGGCACAAAATTCGGTCGTATTCTTCTTTATGATCAAAAAGAGTTCTTCCATTCCAccaaaaaagatgaaaaggaaccggtctttgtttttcaaacagAATCCTTTAAAGGAATATGCTGCTTGGAATGGTTCAAACCAGGTGACGTGTGTAAGTTCTTCATCGGAGAGGAAAATGGCAACGTAAGcctttttgaaatcaagAATTTACATTTTccgttgaaaaaatggaataaaagacaaaaattcgaggaagaaaatttaatTGGATTGAAGCTCCACTCGACATATCAGGCTCAGGCCCAACAAGTTTGTG GTATCTCATTGAATGAGCATTCAGGCTTGCTTGCCGTGGGTGGAAATGACAATTCTTGTAGTTTATGGgatatttcaaatttggatAAACCggtaaagaaatttgtGCTTCCTCATAAAGCGGCAGTGAAAGCCATTGCATTCTGTCCTTGGTCAAAATCTTTACTGGCAACGGGCGGTGGAAGTAAAGACAGATGCATTAAGTTTTGGCATACATCAACTGGCACATTATTGGATGAGATTTACACCTCAGGACAAGTCACTTCTTTAATATGGTCATTAAGACATAAACAGATTGTTGCTACTTTCGGATTTGGAGATACTAGAAATCCTGTGTTAATAACACTCTATTCATATCCGAGATTATCAAAACTACTTGAAGTCAAATCACCGAGCCCACTACGTGTACTTAGCGCGGTTATCTCTCCAAGTTCCACGGCAATTTGCGTTGCCACCAATGATGAAACAATCAGATTTTACGAACTGTGGAATGACAAAGAAGAGATAATTAATGAGATCCAAGAAAGCGGGATTTATGGATCTAATATTATAGAGTATATGGAGGGAATCGAAACGACACATAACAAAAGAATAAGGTGA
- the SMI1 gene encoding Smi1p (similar to Saccharomyces cerevisiae SMI1 (YGR229C); ancestral locus Anc_5.100), whose product MDLFKKKVKEWVYSLSTNDHYAEYNPDETPTFNMGKRLNSNNGQVNPSQMHLNSGDEEMSMGFHNGVPSNDDINIDEFNSMDSNDGVSETLLAWRHIDFWTSEHNPDLNATLSDPCTQNDITHAEEDLEISFPNPLKASFKIHDGQEDLDSMTGTSGLFYGFQLMTLDQVVAMTQTWRNVAKNLNKRSQKSLSHVASTGSSSSMERPNANKFKLPNIPEQKSIPPNAIQPVYAHPAWIPVITDNAGNHIGVDLAPGPNGKNAQIIIFGRDFDTKFVIADNWGEYLLSFANDLEAGNWYLVDDNDDYLSGDGELVFRDKKSKGPIQDYFEVLKRRAWVKYQENLKLQQKPQPEPPLQQQKYVPVVQQDAVATATNEQPATLIEESVKGGDTDSADAKSVQDHESVKVVKNESENAEVEAKPTKIESPDRVEEESKSEDAEAKQEKEQDGENEHSTESKNNDDDGDDVNNETVEVTNEEVKAVRGDTAKVNETREEFENIAL is encoded by the coding sequence ATGGacttattcaaaaaaaaagtaaaagaatGGGTGTACTCCCTCAGTACTAACGACCATTATGCAGAGTATAACCCCGATGAAACGCCTACCTTTAACATGGGTAAACGTTTGAATAGTAACAATGGACAGGTAAACCCCTCTCAAATGCATTTGAATAGTggagatgaagaaatgagCATGGGATTCCATAACGGTGTACCATCTAATGACGATATAAACATTGATGAATTCAACTCCATGGATTCGAATGATGGTGTTTCTGAAACCCTCTTGGCTTGGAGACACATCGATTTTTGGACCAGTGAACATAATCCAGATTTAAACGCAACTTTAAGCGACCCTTGCACCCAAAACGATATAACTCACGCAGAGGaggatttggaaattaGCTTCCCCAACCCGTTAAAGGCTTCCTTCAAAATCCATGACGGACAAGAGGATTTAGATTCGATGACGGGTACTTCGGGTCTCTTCTATGGCTTCCAACTAATGACTTTGGACCAGGTTGTGGCTATGACTCAAACCTGGAGAAACGTCGCAAAGAACCTGAACAAAAGATCCCAAAAGAGCTTATCGCATGTTGCATCCACCGGCTCCTCTTCATCCATGGAAAGACCAAATGCTAACAAGTTCAAGTTACCAAATATCCCGGAACAAAAATCTATCCCTCCAAATGCTATACAACCAGTATACGCACATCCCGCTTGGATTCCAGTAATAACGGATAATGCTGGTAACCATATCGGTGTAGACTTGGCACCCGGTCCTAACGGTAAAAATGCACAAATCATAATATTTGGCAGAGACTTTGATACGAAATTTGTTATTGCTGACAATTGGGGCGAGTACCTATTATCGTTTGCCAACGATTTGGAGGCTGGGAATTGGTATTTGGTAGATGACAACGATGACTATTTGAGTGGTGACGGTGAACTAGTCTTCAGAGATAAAAAGTCCAAGGGGCCTATACAAGATTattttgaagttttgaaaagaagagcGTGGGttaaatatcaagaaaatttgaaattacaACAAAAGCCTCAGCCTGAGCCACCTCTACAACAACAGAAATACGTCCCTGTTGTGCAACAGGATGCGGtagcaacagcaacaaatGAACAGCCTGCCACTCTTATTGAAGAATCCGTAAAAGGTGGCGATACTGATAGTGCAGATGCAAAATCCGTTCAGGACCACGAGTCTGTGAAGGTTGTTAAAAACGAATCTGAGAACGCTGAAGTGGAAGCCAAACCTACAAAAATAGAAAGTCCTGATCGAGTTGAGGAAGAAAGCAAATCTGAAGATGCAGAGGCTAAACAGGAAAAAGAGCAAGACGGTGAAAATGAACATTCTACTGAATCGaagaataatgatgatgatggtgatgatgtGAATAACGAAACAGTAGAAGTAACTAACGAAGAGGTGAAAGCGGTAAGGGGTGATACTGCTAAGGTCAACGAAACGAGAGaggaatttgaaaatatagCCTTATGA